GAGGTCTTAATTCGCATCCACGGCTGGGAGCGTGCATTCACCGGCAAAGCCATCGGGGTTAACTCGATGCTCGTCGGTATGGCGGGCTTGTACTTCGGTGGTTGGCTCGGGGATCGATGGGGGCGACTCCGAACCGATTCGAAGCTCCGCGTCGGGATCACCGCCGTGGCGATCTGGCTTCCGTTCGGCGTGTCGCTCCCTCTCGCGCCCACGGGTACACTGGCGTTCGGGCTCTGGGTACCGATGACGTTTGCCGCGGCGATGCCCTGGGGAGCGGCGGCCGCCGCGATCCAAGAGCTGGTGCCGAACAAGATGCGCGGTCGTGCAACCGCCGTGTATCTGTTCGTCATCAATATTATTGGCCTCGGCCTCGGACCACAGCTGCTACCGCTCGTGAGCGACCACGTGTTCGGTGATGAGATGCAGATCCATTGGGCGCTCTTCACCGTGACGGTCGCGGCCGAGATGGGCGCCGCAGCGATCTTGGCCTTCGGGTTGAGCCGATTTCGGCGCGCGATCGAGCGTCGGGCGAGCTGATCCCGAGGGCCTCTGACAAGAGCTTGGTGCCTCCGACCACGATGATCGCTGACGCTCTCTTCGTAGGCAGGTTTCCACACCGCCCACGTTCGTTGCGATCGGATGACATTTCGCGTATACACTCGCTCCATGACTGAAAACTCGTTCTCACGCCGCCGATTTCTTCAAGCCGCTGGCGCCGCCGGCGTCTGGACACAAGCTTCTGCGTCCGCCGGGTCGAGGGCCGAGGCGCCCTCCGTCTCCCTCAATGATGCTCGCGAGATAGGGATCTCGAAGTGGGATCTCGATACACCGGCGCTTTGCGTCGATCTCGATGCCCTCGAGGCCAACCTCAGCACGATGCAGAAGACGGTCGGCCAAAACAGGATCGCGAGCCGGCCGCACGCCAAGACCCACAAATGCCCCGCCATTGCCCGGCTCCAGCTCGCAACCGGCTCCGTGGGCATCTGCGTCGCCAAGGTAAGCGAGGCCGAGGTGATGTTCGAGTACGGCATCGATCGGATCCTCATGACGACCACCAACGTGACGCCGTACAAAATCCAACGGGCGATGATGCTACGCAAATGGTGCCCGCAGTTCATCCAAGCCACCGACAGTCCCAATAACGCGCGTGACCTCTCCGAGGCGGCACAGGCCGTCGGCGTCGTCGCCGATGTCGTGGTCGATGTCGACCCGGGGGGCCATCGCACCGGCATTACCCCCGGCGAGCCGGCCCTCGAGCTCGCGCGTCTCGTGGATGCTCTCCCCGGCCTCACACTTCGCGGCATACTCTGTTACGATGGCGGTTCCCAGCATGTGAAGGGATTCCCCCAACGGCGCGCCCAGACGCTCGAGCGGCTCGCGGCTGCCGCGGAAACGTTCGCGTCCATGAAACAGTCCGGGTTGAGCACCGAGATCTTCAGCGGTGGTGGGACGGGCACTTACAACATCGACCACGAGACCTCTGGTCTCACGGACGTCCAGGTCGGAAGCTACATCTTCATGGATGCTCAGTATCTGGCGATCGGCGGCAAGACTGACCCCGAGTTGTATTCCGATTTCGAGCCGTCGCTCACGATTTTGACCACCGTGCTGAACGACCAGTACGAAGGGCAAGCCACCACCGACGCCGGGGCAAAGTCGTGCACGATCAACCAACCATGGGCCATCGTGAAAGGCGAGACCGGCATGACCTATCGGTCTGGATCCGACGAGTTTGGAACGGTCGGTTACGAGAACGCCAGCCGCACGTACCGCGTGGGCGACAAGCTCGAGCTCATCATCTCCCACTGCGACCCGGTGGTGAACCTCTACGATCAGATGTACGCGGTCCGGAACGATCGGGTGGAGGCCGTCTGGCCGATCGCGGCGCGCGGGAAAAGCACGTAGCCGTCGATTCGATCGCGAACCTCGCTCATGACCGTCTCGGCGGCGGTCCTTCAGAGGAGGTCACGCATATCCAGAGCCCGACGGTTTTAGGAGTCTGTCGAGAAAATCGTGTAGACTTCCGCAGGTACTCATGAACGTTCGCCTCATCAACGAGAGTGGAGGAGGGAATTCGATGAGAATTTTCGCAGGGTTGCTCGCGGTCGTCGCTCTTTCCGCGTGGGCGTCGCCAGGATCGTTCCAGAATCAACAGCCGATGACCTTCTTTGTCACGAGCGACGGGCCGGGAAACGGCGGCGACCTCGGCGGGCTCGCCGGGGCGGATGCACTTTGCCAGCGGCTCGGGGCGGCCGCGGGCCGTGGAGAGGCAACCTGGCGCGCCTACCTGAGTCAGGCGCCAGCTGCCGGCGCGGAGCGTGTGGATGCGCGTGACCGCATCGGGAGCGGGCCGTGGCACAACGCCAAGGGTGACTTGATTGCCGCCAATCTCTCCGATTTGCACGAGGATCGAAATAACATCCGCAAGTACACGGCTCTGAACGAGCGTGGCGAAGAGGTTCAAGGTCGCGGCGACTCCCCGAACCGTCACGACATTCTGACTGGCTCCGATTCGATGGGGCGTCTGTTCGACACGGACGCTGGTGTGTCGACCTGCAACAACTGGACGAGCGGCAGCGACGATCACACGGCGCGCCTCGGTCATCATGACCGGCTCGGCGGCGCGAACGCGTCGTGGAACTCGGTGCACACTTCGCGAGGTTGCAGCCAGTCAGCGCTGGAAGGGACCGGTGGCGACGGTTTGATCTACTGCTTCGCCGCGGACTGATCTCGAACCGCGCGAGTCGAACCTCCCCGGAGACTC
This sequence is a window from Vicinamibacteria bacterium. Protein-coding genes within it:
- a CDS encoding DSD1 family PLP-dependent enzyme — translated: MTENSFSRRRFLQAAGAAGVWTQASASAGSRAEAPSVSLNDAREIGISKWDLDTPALCVDLDALEANLSTMQKTVGQNRIASRPHAKTHKCPAIARLQLATGSVGICVAKVSEAEVMFEYGIDRILMTTTNVTPYKIQRAMMLRKWCPQFIQATDSPNNARDLSEAAQAVGVVADVVVDVDPGGHRTGITPGEPALELARLVDALPGLTLRGILCYDGGSQHVKGFPQRRAQTLERLAAAAETFASMKQSGLSTEIFSGGGTGTYNIDHETSGLTDVQVGSYIFMDAQYLAIGGKTDPELYSDFEPSLTILTTVLNDQYEGQATTDAGAKSCTINQPWAIVKGETGMTYRSGSDEFGTVGYENASRTYRVGDKLELIISHCDPVVNLYDQMYAVRNDRVEAVWPIAARGKST